AAAGGTCTCCCGCTTCATCAACATCATATCCAACCACATGAACGAGTGGTACAACACCTTAACCAAGCACCTGGATACGGACACCGAACCCCAAAAGCCACGCAGACAAAACACCATCGAGAAATAGACACATTTATCATACGACATTTAACGAACTTATGTAATCTATCACCATGTAAATATGTATCTATTATTAAACGCATTTAATGGCATTTTATTTGTGCGATAACTCTCCGAGAATTATCtctttcaaataaaaaacgcaggacttaggcaacgaactAGATGGGCTTAGGCTAAGCTTTTGCTAGATTGTTGAGCTTTCTATTTTGTCATGATAAAGATACTacctaaataataaaactaattacAAACCATTTGTAGTTCTTTTTTGATGGCAAAGTTGGAAGGGATATCATGTGGCTGGTGTATATGTCTGTAGGTAAACATGCTTGCAGTCCTaggataaataataataaagttaaattgaaattatgtttattaacAACCATTAAACGAGGAACCATTTCTCTGAAATACCAAGAAAACttaggaatatatatacataaactaaatattaatacatttatcaaagttaaacaattgtttataaGACTGAATTGTTTACGAATGAAAAACAACTAAATGgccttttattgtttttagctTATTTACTTCGTGATTCCCTTGAGCTTATCGTATAGTAATAACCTTttggttattaaaaaaaaataattgctgTCCATTATTTTCTACATAATTTCAGGTTGTTTATTTCAGCCGCATAACGACTGGGAAAGCTTTGCGAAGCTCCCCACAGGTGGCTTTTCCAGACCGGCTTTCTTGGAGCCCACTCCCCAGATCTTTCTCTTACCGTTGGTAACTAGTTTTTCTCCCAATTTGCGTCGCTCTTTCTCGAAGTAAGCCGCGAGTGAAGACGGACACAAAGAGGAGCCCATGAAAGCGGCTAACCTGTTACCATGGCTATAACTGCAATAACAAAATCACCGCGTCTATGGCAATACAATACCAACCGGTGGAGACGATCGCGCATTCTCCGCAGCCTCGGCTTTATAATCGAAATTCGGATTCAGTCTCCGTGCGATCGTTCAAGGCGAAGGTTGTGGCAAGCTTTTGGATCTTCCAGTTTCTAAACGTTCCGCAAGACAGTCCAAAGTGCAGgccaacagcagttgcaataAATTATAGATCAGCCAAGATCCAAAACAGGTGAGTGTGCACTAAAAACTTGTCTTTGGCTGGCGAAAATCAGCGAACAGAAGCCAAAAACGGGTCAGTTTTAgtcggtttttcttttttggttcATATGTAGACCTTTTTGAGAATGCATTCGGGGCGGGGTTCTTGTGGGGAAGATCGGGGAGGGAGTTCTTGAGCGGTGCGGTGCATGCAAGCGTAACCAGAGCCAGTCTTCGAGTCTTGAGGAAAGCACTCGGAAATCTTTGTGACGTGGACAgcgaaaataacaaaaagaaaaaaaccagaAACTCAAAACTACATGAAACTTCAGACTTTCTTTCTTATTCAACCTTCTTTCGTTTTGGCTGCCAATGAACTTTactgtatgttttttttttttcggcgtTTCATCATAATAAGCCATAATTACGCACATGGGCGAAAGTGAAAGTGTGGATTTTCACAACAGTCCCACAAAATCGATATATTGACAGACACTGATAAACGTTTGGAGTTGTGAAAACCTTCGCCGACTGACCGATAacccaaaaaatgaaaacccaagacccaaaaccaaactcgtttcgtttcgtttcgccCTAAGACAATCGTCTGGCCTTCGCCACCTCCAAAATTATATAATCTGATTTGCATGTCGACAccgatatatacatatgtagtaTACACACCTCGGAATATTTGTAGGATGGGTTTCATCTTCGGTTGGTTGCCAGCCGAGCACTATGTGCGCGACATCTTCCTCATGACTTTATTGGCCGCCATAGTGGCCACATTGATGAGCATTCGGTTCTATCTGCGCATCACGGCGGGACGATGTTTCACCGAGGTAACGAACGAGCCTCCCCCTACCGCCAAATCGCTTAATCCCAGTAACCATGATACCCAAAAATTAAGTCCAAAAGATCCCAAAGCCCAGAAATAGTGACACGACTTGAATAAATCGTTCTTTTTATGGTTGTTCTTGCCACTTCCGCAGCGAATTCTTCTCAGATTTTTTTGATGGGGTCGTCATACACATACAAATTATATTGCTTACCattaaaagacatttttttacGATAAGTTAGTCACTAAGCAAAATTCATATAGACTGAAACAGATTTTGACAAGTTATGCCATCGTTTATCTCACAATTTTGacaattcaaaatataattttaaacttgtgAATAactatttatgaatttaaggCACACATTTATTATTGtgccttttaaaaaaatcaagtaAATTTCCGAAGTTAACCACTGATTGGAAAGCCACAGCTTATTTAAAATGACCAGACATGTTAAATGATTTGGTACAACTATTAttccaattaaaatacaaaactaaTATACCTTCTTTAATTAGCATTTTCTATTTTGCCTATTATATGGATTTCTGAGAATATAAGTACAAGTAATATTGCTAATGCTATAAGCTTAGCCTTaggaaaattttgatttaccTGAAAGactaaactaaaaatgaaatcaattgTATAACCAGTCATAAATTCCAACTATGTCAAAtctaattattataaaatcacAGCTTGTTTcaatcttgtttttttattggtcACATGTGACGCGTCGACTTAATTACAGATTTAATTTGATACCTTCTGAGAGATGCGGGTACGTCACATCTCTGAGATACGATTACCACCTGACAGTGCATTGTCTAGATCCCACAAAACATCTAAGCTTTAGCATCTCGGTTACAATCTGGGCGATCGCTTGCCTGTGATTGACAGAATGCTCTCTTCTCGGACGGCAATTAAGAGACCCGTTAATGGGTATGAAAACTAACAGACCTTCCGTTTCAAACGAACGAACTGTGATTACTGTGACTGTGACCAAGCGCCTACTAATTACTGTTGTAAACATATTTCCGAGCCGCCCAAGACCGTGTCAACTTCGATCGTAGCCTCCTATTAACTGATTAACCTCTGGCATCGATTTCAGACTAAGATGGAGGGCAAGACCGTTATCATCACTGGCGCCAACAGTGGAATTGGCAAGGAGACGGCCAAGGATTTGGCAGGACGTGGAGCCCGCATTATTATGGCTTGCAGAAACCTGGAGACTGCCAATGCCGTCAAGGGTAAGTGGGACAATTAATAACCAAATAATGTGTGACAcaaaatagtttatatttatatcctATAAATGGCATGACTTGATTAAGATTTTTACCTAAAAAATGTCCCTGATTGGGTAATTAATagcttatataaatatttggtttattatattatacaaataaatatatgagtataatttttggtattggatataaattatttaagtttaccatatatatataactaagtagtatacaaatttcttaattactaacttatcttattattattatctgtGACAAGAGTGAAAGTGAATTTCCAAAGTAATAGTTGATTTTGCAATTGACAGATGAGATCGTCAAGGAGACGAACAACAACAAGATCCTGGTGAAGAAACTGGACTTGGGTTCCCAGAAGTCCGTGCGTGAGTTTGCCGCTGACATCGTGAAGACCGAACCCAAGATCGATGTGCTCATCCACAACGCCGGCATGGCTCTGGCCTTCCGTGGACAGACGAGCGAGGATGGCGTGGAGCTGACCATGGCCACCAACCACTATGGTCCCTTCCTGCTGACGCATTTGCTCATCGATGTGCTGAAGAAGAGCGCTCCGGCTCGCATTGTGATCGTTGCCTCGGAGTTGTACCGCCTGTCCTCCGTTAACTTGGCCAAGTTGAACCCCATCGGCACATTCCCGGCTGCCTACTTGTACTATGTGTCCAAGTTTGCCAACATTTACTTCGCCCGGGAGCTGGCCAAGAGGCTGGAGGGCACCAGGGTGACGGTTAACTTCCTGCACCCCGGCATGATTGACTCGGGCATCTGGCGCAACATTCCCTTCCCCCTCAACCTGCCCATGATGGCCATTACGAAGGGATTCTTCAAGACCACCAAGGCCGGCGCCCAGACCACCATCTACTTGGCCACATCCGACGAGGTGGCCAACGTGTCCGGCAAGTACTACATGGACTGCAAGGAGGCCACCCTCAATGCCGCTGCCCTCGACGAGGAGAAGGGTCTCAAGATCTGGGAGGAGTCCCTGAAGATCGTCAAGCTTACGCCCCAGGAACCCAAGATCTAGTCGGCTATCCCGGGCCGAAAGCTAGTGCACAGCGTCTATGCGCAATTAACTGATTTGCTTTTCTTGTTATTAAGGGGGAGTTTACTGTAGACTAAGTTTTTCatctcaataaataaaaactaaaacagaaataatttaacgacttaaaaaaaataagaaggtTACTTCCTTTACAGttaatacatacaaaaaatataaatgaaatcaaaaagaaatgATTAGcttgatttgtattttaaaagtttttagtaattaaaaaaaacttttctccAAATTCCGATTTGTTTTGGTATGCCAACCaaacagtttatttatttacttgtttattttatttcgccaACAGTTGTCCTTTACTTGCTACTTATAAACCAATTGTTATTACAACTTATAAACTAGATCTGGAAAGACAAATTCTTTAAGaatgtttttatacaaatttgtgtttgatttGTAATGGTAAAAGGCTCTGTAAATTGTTTGAGTAATTTGTTTTCGTCATTTCcattaattaagttaaattaaattccactAATTAAACGAATAAGTAAcgaatgaattttaaaattgagcaGATAGCCATCTTGAACACAACGTTTCAATTTCACGTTCATGAGAAATGCTCAGAACGACAAATCACAGCGCCAATCGGGTAAAGAAACCCGATACACATGAAGCAGGGAGCGAAAGCGGGCAAAAGCCGAAAAATTCTCACACAAAATTTCGCCAAGGCTCGGTCACCTGTTGACGAGGGTGAGGGGGGGGGGAGGTTGTGCATCCCAGGGGATTCCACCAGCAGACATAATCTGATAAAATTGCAGTCGCATCCTTTGCTGGTTGTCACCGCCTTTGTGTCTCCAGGCTTAGGGGGTTGCGGTTGTTCGCTTTTGGGTAGATGATTATCAGCTACTCGGCGGGCACGTGACCTGCTCGATGATGATAGTGCCGATCGGTGGCTAATAATATGTTAAATGGcgtaattgaaatttaatatttatccaAAGGATTACTGGATAATCATTTGCGGTTCGCCAAAATGGCATTAAAGATAACGGAGCGTGCGGCACCGCAGATAATTGAGGTACAAAACGCCCTTAATTCGCTACTGTGAGAAACTTGTGCATCATCAATTAGATCTTCTCACAGCATTTGTTTGCGGAAGTGATTCcctaataaaaaacaaacaacgaGTGCGTTTTTATTGCTGCATTGCTTTGTCCCCTGACCACTTTTCCAGGATACTAGCTCCATTGATAAGGAGTGGCAGTGGTGAACCCTTCTGCTTCTGCCCCCTTCTTGTTTTCCCAGAAAGTATCGCcttacaaattcaatttggcgCGCTTCACTCAAGTGTGAGTACACGTCCAAAAGGACGAAAGGACATTGTTGTGGCCGAGTTCAGCTGTAATTCAAGTAGTTGTCTCCTTTTCTTGGGGGAGTCCTTCGCCGTACTTATACTTCTCCTCGAGGGTTTGTAATAAGTCGCGCGCATTTAATAAGCTGGCTTAGGTTTTTAATAAGAAGTGGGTTATGCGACAGTCCCGATCCCGGCTCGTCCAGCTGTCAGGCCTTCAGTTCGGGTTCGTCCTTCTCCATCCTGTCCGGCAAATGTCAACTGGCAACGACAGTCAACGGCCTGCCACGCGGTCATCGATACTCTCCATCGTCAGCGAGGGCGTGGGCAGTCGGCCCAATTGCACTCACAGATGTCCCAAGGACTCCAGTTCCAGAACTTTACCATTCCTACTAAGTCAATGCATATCGTAGAAACCATATAGAGGACGACAGTTGTACATCCATTGAGAGGAAATATTGTTATCCAAGCAAGGGTTCTCTAAATTATAActagaaattaaattcatatttccCTGCTAGCTAATATTTTGTGAGACAGATTTAAAATGTGGTTATTctagaaaatattataaaatttacaaattataagcccatttttaatcaaatgttTGTTGAACTACAGTATTTTCACGAAACAAGACATGTCATTGCTTacttatattaaaacattaagaCCATATAGAAAAGAgcccttttaaaaataaatacaacgaaattatataattatttctaGTTTTTTAGCTTAAGCGCTTTAACTCCAATAATTActgtccgattttaataagtttttatatgTTATACAAAGCTTATATCTCAAGAGCCTATGTCTCTAAAACAATCATTATAAAGGCAGAAAGTCAAAATTTGTATCCCAGGGTTATcaagaatttttcaaaagcaGTTGAataatcaaagaaatttaaaatgaattactATCTCCAACTGACTTACTCGCCCACTTTGGACCAAGTTGGCTTAGCTCTTTTTAGCCGGCATCTAATCTGACCGAATGGCATTAACATGTTGAATGACTTGAGTGGCAGAACAGAAAGCAAAGCGCAGCCAAAACCAGGAGAAGCCCCACCAGTGCCGCCCGAAAAGTATTTCATTGATTTTCGAAGCCTCGCCAATACACAACACAACGGAACACAGAGCGGCGAAGGCAAAAGAAATGAAACGAACCAAACAGAAATGTACGCAGAATGGAAATGAGTGAAATTTGCGTTGCTGGTGGCAACATGGGAATGCCGGGCAGGGATGGGAAGTCATCCAGGGATCATGTCCTGCCATTGTTTGTCAAGTTAAATACGCAAAACAAACAGAAGCAACCGGTGAGCCTCTGGGCAAACAATTCCACGTGCGGTGATAAGGTGGTTGATGGGCTGGTGTGATAACAGGTCTTTGGTAGAGGGTGCTCGAAATGATTTACCCTTCGGCTTAATTTGTAGCAAATTCACAGATTCATTAGCTTTTGCGGTCGCCAGAGGGAAAAGGGTagatgctgttgctgctgctgctgctgctgcggcagtTTGATCAGCTGACACCTGAACACACCTGAGGGATCGCTTTAATTGTTATTGATACCCGGATTGACTTGGCTACCAGCTACCTCAAGGAGCGGATCCTAATCCGTTCTGACAATCGGCAGCAGAGACGGGCTCATGTCCTTAGCCAAGTTGTTGACATGAAACCGACACCGAAACCGAACGAAAAAAAAGACCGAAACTGGTTCGGATCTGATCAGACTGTGGATCTGATTTTAACACACACGACGATGGCTGGATTTGACCTGAAATTCCCATCGATAAGGTAAACCGATATGGGGGATATGGCTCGATATGTGTGCAAGCCCTTGCACTCAACTGATTTTGTCAATTGGCGAATTCACTTTCGGGCGTGTGAACTTTTTCGATTGGATGGGGATAGCTCTGAATTGGGCTCTATATCGCATACACCTCCTCAGCTACCTATATATATCTGGGATAGACAATTATTTCACAAGTTTCTTAGCTATTCCATCTGGCTTGCCATTTATTCCCAGCTTTTTCTGCTTCAACCACAAATCGAACTATCAAATAACATTCAAACTATTCACAATTGTCGGCCCGGCGACAAGAGCATCGATCGATAGACAGTCGTCATTGGCTGAGCTACAACTGAGAATTAGCACCGGAGATACAAAGATACGGGCGCAACAGAAGCAGATACACACGGTCAGATACAGagatacacagatacaaagatacaagTTACAGAAGCAGCCAGGGGTTGCCGACTTGGCCTGACGAACTGCCTCACTTAACCACAAAACAATGGAGCGAAGGAAGCAGAATGCCGACGAAGACGATCAATGGTTTGCAAGTCCATACCAACTACCCCTTATCCCGCCCTCAAATAACCCTTGCACTGACAAAACCAATTTCGAAAGTTGTCATCTAAAACTAAGACAAAAGAATTGAATTTTGGCTGAAACTAAGTAgagcaatttaaataaatactttaacaTTGTAAGAAATCATGTTTACAAATAGTGTAGTTTATGTTACGTTATTATGGTAAGCAAAAATTAGGGTTTAGACTGCCAAGTTCATACTCCttctttagtttaaaatttaattacatttcatTTTACAATGTGGTTAAggttaagaaattttaaaataacttaagtgACTAAGTGACTTAaagattattaatttaaaaaaattttaagtaaacGTAAAAATATACCGATAAAATAGATATTGTATTTAGATGAAAAAGATCCGCTGAGCTGTGGTCTATGATAAAAAGAAATGCATATTTATTATGATGGGTTCTGTTCTTCATACACCGTTGAggagttttttaaatttcttattgGTTGGAAGCAATGTTATTCCTTACtatcaaaactttaaaatgtaaatatcaaaatttgtaattttcaatCAAATGTTAATAGCtggtgtttatttttaaaggtgTACTCTTTCTTAGCCCTGTCTCGTTGGTATCTGGTGTCGAGCTGTAAAGATATTGGgtgacaaataaaaactactgaaaactgctgccgctgttgctgGTCGCTGGTTGTTGGTTGCTGTTCGCTGCTGGCAATGTTGCCTCTACCGATGTTGCTGGCCACGTATGAATGGGCCTGAAACTCGGACTGGGCGGGATCGGCACTCGGGGAGTCGGTTGAGGGGGGTGAGGGGGTTCGGGGGCTAGGGGTTGTGGAACCAGCAGAGGGGTAGTAGCCGCAAAAGCCGGTAGACGGAGCGCATTGGTTGGCCGACAACGATGACGGCAACGTTGTTGTGGTGGTTGTTGAATATGGAGTGGGTATGGCATAGGATATGGTATAGTATGGGATGATTTGGTGCGAAGAGGGGGTGTTTCGAGCAAGGGTCTCAAATGTGTGTAGTGTGTAGTGTGTAGTGCTTGCAGTACTTGTGTCATTATATCTGGCTCTGGGTgtgagtgcgagtgcgagcgAGATTGTTGTTGCCACATTGCTGCCGTTGTCTTTTGCGCCCTTTTGTCGCTTGTTTATAATTAAgtgagtatttttttttttgcgcccCGCTTCTTCCTCTGTGGTTGTCGCTTTGCTGCCGCTCTGCCGATATGTCAGTCGATATTGGGCCGAGGTGCCTCGAACTGAAAATGACAATTAGTCGCCGTCTTATGCTCCTCGCCAAAAGTCGCTTCTTTCCCCGCACTCAACTCGAAAACTCAAAACTTGCACAACGGCTCCACATCTCAATTTAAATGTCAAATCGGAGAACAACGATCGTGTGATATTACTGTCGCgttaaaaatcataaacacTATATAGGatcttaaataaaacatattacAAAAAGTCGAAAAACAAGTTAAAGTGTCCTAAATTATTGGTGTTCTTCAGATCATGCAGCTCGTGAATCTATTTAGAAGGTGCGAAAGTGAACTAGATTTTAAACTAACAATTTATAAACTACAACAACTTCAAATTCCTAATGGTGCATGCTAAAACAAATAGGATAACAAAGTAATCCCAAAAGgattaaattgaaaactaaaattaatgtaatcaaaattaaaataaaataaaaatttaatgtgcTTTATATAAAACAACTAACTATAACTATCTATCAGTAAAAACCAGTTAAATCAAAACTAACGTATATCAGGAACaggagttttaatttaatcccTCTACAAAGAACAACTCTCTTTTTAATAATCTTGCTATGTAAAGttcttaaaactttaataaaatgaattttcaaactatttttgttccttttgcgagaacaataaatttttaactcAGCGAGATTAAAGATTGTGTATTATTAGTCATTTAGATATGAGACGTTATTTATGCAGCTTAAAAACAAACTCTTTGCATAACTACTTTTTGTACAAGTTTTGCTCTGAATTTTTTTAGAGATAAACACATTAACCTACACTTgacaataaaacattattaaaactgTAACATACCTGTTTAAGctcttaattaaaatcaatttttaatcaatgtgtttttaaaattaaaaacaaggcACTCTTTAATTACCTGAGAGTGGAaagatatttgtttaaaaacttagTAAAGATCTTAAGTGAACTTCGGCAGGCTGGAGAAGTATATCTGAATAATGTCTTATCCTCGCCTTGCAGTTGGAATTTAACGCATCAAGATGAAACGTAGAAAAAGCAGAAACAAAGCCACGAGCCCTGAGCCCAAACCTTCCAGAACTGGAGTCATGTCATGGGATTGTTATATAAGGGTTCCAAACTCCTGAACTTAATTCTGGGTGAGTTGTCGTCGTCACATGGATGCCTAATCAGATATgcagatacacagatacaaatGCGCGAGTTGAGTTAAGAGAGTAAAGCAAATGGCGGTCTCTCGTGTcgattgtgtgtgtttgtgtgtgtgtgtgtatgtgtcgAGGGGCGGAGCTATTGGCACAGTGGTTGTCATGGAACAAAGTAAAATGTATCCACGAGATGCGAGCTCTTTTCGGGCATCTCTGGCGCACTTCCAGTGGTCTaaatggtgttttttttttggctgcgcAGATTCCCTGGAAGATCAAGAGGGTGGAGCTATGTACATATCGTGCGATGTCTCAAACGGCGGTCCTGTGGAACCAGAGACGGGCTATGTGCCCAACAATCCCCTGTTCGGCTTGGCGCTGGACAGCCCGCAGGTGAGTCCTGGCATCCCTTTCGACCTGGGTTTAATCTCTCCGGAAAACTCTTCGCGTTCGGTTGTGCTTTTTGGCCAGATAACAAAGCCCCACTTAAATCGGTAGTTTTACACCTAAAATTCACTTACATTGCTAGTTGAAATGTAATAACCATTGACCGTTAATAACAGATAATagttaaaagaaattaaaggcAAAATACTCTTcagaagaaaaaagaaaagtttacttattttatgGGAAATCAGAAAACGCtgctaaaattttattttatttgttttagtttgtataacaaaaaaaataaaactctaattttcctcttctttttgtaaattcaaaataaaaattgaaaatgatttattattattatattattacaaaaCTGACAAGAAAATACGAGTACGGCTAGCAGAGTTTTTGTATCAATTGAAGAATACAAACTTATCAACTCACAAAGTGTAACACATTtaacgatttaaaatttaaaacagttgAGTAATATAAACAGGTTGTGCTTAAAGAATCGGTTACTATTGGTAAAAGGATTTAGATAcaggttttatttaaaagcaatataaaaattaaacccCAATTATTCTATAGAATATGCTACGTTCTGTTCTATAAAAAAACCTGACGATTTGAAACAAGTTAGGCTACTTTATAACCGGTTCGCCTTGCTCTCCATTtgcatttccgtttccgtttccgatTGTGCAGCAAGAGTGCGCCGCTTCCTGCGTCGGCTGTTTATCCTGCCAGGGCAGCACCGCCCTGCCCATCTCCTCGCTCACCAGCAGCGACTTCGACTGCGGCGGCTGCTTTGATCCCACGATtggagtgggcgtgggcgtgggcatCGGCGGCGGCCACATCCAGATCAGCACCACACCGCCGGCGAGCAGCGGCAACGGGAGCATCAACAACGGCGCCGGAGAGGGGCACTCCGGGAACCACGGCTACTGGAGCACCGACGAGATGGCCTCCACATTCCCCGGCCTGCCGCCGCTGGACATTGATCCGCTGCCCAGCCTGTTCCCCTTCTCGCCCTGCGGCGCCTCCTACAACTTTGCCGCCGGCAATCCGCACCAGGCCTCGCTCTCCTACACGGTGCATCCGCACCAGATGCTCATCTCGCCGAATTCCCACAGCCACGGCCACGGCCACGGCCAGATGCACTCGCAGCACcaacagcaccagcagcagtcCCAGCAGCACCAGGCATCACACGTGGGCAACTCGCTGCTCCAAAGCAGCGCAGCTAATAGTATTGGCAGCAATGGTGGCTCCAGTGGAGCGGGTAACCCGGCTGCCTGCTACTATGAATCCGGGACAGCTGGCACCGCagcacctcctcctccgccggcgGCTGCCATGTACCCCAGCATGAGTGTGAACGTCAGCATGAACATGACCATGCACCATGGCTACGGGGCGGGCGATGCCGGCGGGGTGCCCATGCAGTGCTCCCAGATGAACTGGACGCCGCCGAGCAACACCTCCTCGGCGGccgcagcggcggcggcggtcaATGTGCTATATCCGCCGCTCCTCAGTCCCGGCCACTATCCCGCCTCGGCCACGTACTCCTTTACGGCGGACTTTCGGGCCCCGGCGCCCACGGGCCTGAGTTCCCTGCCCCCGCTGACGGTGGGCGAAAAGGAGTCGCCCTCGCCGCCATCCAACTCCGCCCTGGGTGGCTACTATTCCACCGGTGTGGGGGTGGGTGTAGGCAACCAGGGATACACGCCGCCCCACAAGAGTCCCAGCAGCTACCAGGCTGCCGCCCTCGGCCTGAGCCTCTCCGCCTTCGAGGATGAGGAGGACAGCAACGAGGATCTGGACGGAGACGAGGGCAGCAGTGGCGGCGAGATGAAGCCCAATCTGTGCCGACTCTGCGGCAAGACGTACGCCCGACCCAGCACGCTCAAGACCCACCTGCGGACCCACTCTGGCGAGCGACCCTATCGCTGCCCCGACTGCAACAAGAGCTTCTCGCAGGCCGCCAACCTGACGGCCCATGTACGCACACACACCGGCCAGAAGCCGTTCCGCTGCCCCATCTGCGACCGGCGCTTCTCGCAGAGCTCCAGCGTCACCACGCACATGCGCACCCACTCCGGCGAGCGGCCGTAccgctgctcctcctgcaAGAAGTCCTTCTCGGACAGCAGCACCCTCACCAAGCACCTGCG
This genomic window from Drosophila gunungcola strain Sukarami chromosome 3R, Dgunungcola_SK_2, whole genome shotgun sequence contains:
- the LOC128266485 gene encoding protein glass — translated: MGLLYKGSKLLNLILDSLEDQEGGAMYISCDVSNGGPVEPETGYVPNNPLFGLALDSPQQECAASCVGCLSCQGSTALPISSLTSSDFDCGGCFDPTIGVGVGVGIGGGHIQISTTPPASSGNGSINNGAGEGHSGNHGYWSTDEMASTFPGLPPLDIDPLPSLFPFSPCGASYNFAAGNPHQASLSYTVHPHQMLISPNSHSHGHGHGQMHSQHQQHQQQSQQHQASHVGNSLLQSSAANSIGSNGGSSGAGNPAACYYESGTAGTAAPPPPPAAAMYPSMSVNVSMNMTMHHGYGAGDAGGVPMQCSQMNWTPPSNTSSAAAAAAAVNVLYPPLLSPGHYPASATYSFTADFRAPAPTGLSSLPPLTVGEKESPSPPSNSALGGYYSTGVGVGVGNQGYTPPHKSPSSYQAAALGLSLSAFEDEEDSNEDLDGDEGSSGGEMKPNLCRLCGKTYARPSTLKTHLRTHSGERPYRCPDCNKSFSQAANLTAHVRTHTGQKPFRCPICDRRFSQSSSVTTHMRTHSGERPYRCSSCKKSFSDSSTLTKHLRIHSGEKPYQCKLCLLRFSQSGNLNRHMRVHGNNNNNNNNGSGGSNGGTGIAGEGAGGGGNSLLT
- the LOC128266327 gene encoding retinol dehydrogenase 14 isoform X2, with product MEGKTVIITGANSGIGKETAKDLAGRGARIIMACRNLETANAVKDEIVKETNNNKILVKKLDLGSQKSVREFAADIVKTEPKIDVLIHNAGMALAFRGQTSEDGVELTMATNHYGPFLLTHLLIDVLKKSAPARIVIVASELYRLSSVNLAKLNPIGTFPAAYLYYVSKFANIYFARELAKRLEGTRVTVNFLHPGMIDSGIWRNIPFPLNLPMMAITKGFFKTTKAGAQTTIYLATSDEVANVSGKYYMDCKEATLNAAALDEEKGLKIWEESLKIVKLTPQEPKI
- the LOC128266327 gene encoding retinol dehydrogenase 14 isoform X1, with the translated sequence MGFIFGWLPAEHYVRDIFLMTLLAAIVATLMSIRFYLRITAGRCFTETKMEGKTVIITGANSGIGKETAKDLAGRGARIIMACRNLETANAVKDEIVKETNNNKILVKKLDLGSQKSVREFAADIVKTEPKIDVLIHNAGMALAFRGQTSEDGVELTMATNHYGPFLLTHLLIDVLKKSAPARIVIVASELYRLSSVNLAKLNPIGTFPAAYLYYVSKFANIYFARELAKRLEGTRVTVNFLHPGMIDSGIWRNIPFPLNLPMMAITKGFFKTTKAGAQTTIYLATSDEVANVSGKYYMDCKEATLNAAALDEEKGLKIWEESLKIVKLTPQEPKI